One window of Pelmatolapia mariae isolate MD_Pm_ZW linkage group LG18, Pm_UMD_F_2, whole genome shotgun sequence genomic DNA carries:
- the fam151a gene encoding protein FAM151A codes for MEPEANDQRVERGQKKRGVLPKPLLIIISVAVVLIVLLTVIVVTVVLLTKTSAPSSASFSGGDMLEYLVQTGNISEADGLLATWFHRANSKEDMYKALMGDAMILEADVTLMGYGTPDEKPVPIMAHPPDIDSDNTLDEWLDAVLASGKGIKLDFKALESVGLSLDLLKQKESNKGINRPVWLNADILRGPNVPSFVAPVNGSGFLELIQDKFPDVTLSPGWKVLYIHQLTNETYSRAMVEEMYNMIKDVPQRVTFPVHAMLVCSGWQHLSWLLNQSPRFSLTLWQGSVNPSVSDLLFVRDNTHPWQVYYDIYEPTLSEFKEAVGKKKSVRRFYPGGDLMEFLHPGSSSDLMNSLAVPLLPVTGRASLLHQLSGGGSGMLVVRVTSDSSRPGVLLVEGSGRSSEPLALQDVIQTLGQTADTSWGIYLRVHSQQLLEASLNLLQSAYRADELYRPVWISMEGSQSSDSTAVFVSTVERLFPYVTVVQAEDKWPPRIPAAVSQRVALHLNAASLPTGQEQLHALLGMMDKYDFIIEVDTKKGGEAVTAVKELSAQRAGRANRSLYILPQQPSVSSITEHVWG; via the exons ATGGAGCCCGAGGCCAACGATCAGCGAGTGGAGCGAGGTCAAAAGAAGCGTGGTGTGCTGCCCAAACCACTCCTGATAATCATATCTGTGGCTGTTGTGCTCATCGTACTGCTGACTGTCATCGTTGTAACTGTTGTGCTGCTCACTAAAACGTCAG CTCCTTCTTCTGCCTCGTTTTCTGGTGGAGACATGCTGGAGTACTTGGTGCAGACGGGGAACATTAGTGAAGCGGACGGCCTTTTGGCTACGTGGTTTCACCGAGCCAACAGCAAGGAGGACATGTACAAAGCGCTCATGG GTGACGCCATGATCTTGGAAGCTGATGTCACTCTCATGGGTTATGGGACCCCTGATGAAAAGCCAGTCCCGATCATGGCACACCCTCCTGACATAGATAGTGACAACACTCTCGACGAATGGTTAGATGCTGTACTGGCTTCTGGAAAAG GCATCAAGTTGGACTTTAAGGCTCTGGAATCAGTGGGTTTGTCACTGGACCTGCTTAAACAAAAGGAAAGCAACAAGGGAATAAACAGACCTGTGTGGCTGAATGCAGACATCCTCAGAGGCCCCAACGTCCCAAGCTTTGTAGCTCCAGTCAATGGAAGCGG atttttggAACTCATTCAGGACAAGTTTCCAGATGTGACTTTGTCTCCTGGATGGAAG GTACTCTATATTCACCAGCTCACAAACGAAACCTACTCCAGGGCCATGGTGGAAGAAATGTATAACATGATCAAAGACGTACCTCAAAGG GTGACGTTCCCAGTCCATGCCATGTTGGTTTGCAGCGGCTGGCAGCACCTGAGCTGGCTCCTCAACCAGTCACCACG GTTCAGCCTGACTTTGTGGCAGGGTTCTGTTAACCCCAGCGTTAGCGACCTGCTGTTTGTCCGTGACAACACCCACCCGTGGCAAGTCTACTATGACATATATGAACCCACGCTGTCAGAATTTAAGGAGGCTGTAG GTAAGAAGAAGAGCGTGAGGAGGTTCTATCCTGGAGGAGATCTGATGGAGTTTCTTCACCCAGGTTCCAGCTCAGACCTCATGAACAGCCTGGCTGTGCCTTTGCTTCCCGTCACCGGTCGGGCCTCCCTGCTCCATCAGCTTTCAG GTGGGGGCAGCGGGATGCTGGTCGTTCGTGTGACCTCTGACAGCAGTCGACCTGGAGTCCTTCTGGTAGAAGGTTCTGGAAGGAGCTCAGAACCCCTCGCACTGCAG GATGTTATTCAGACCCTTGGGCAGACTGCTGATACCTCCTGGGGAATTTACCTGAGGGTCCATAGTCAGCAGCTTCTGGAGGCTTCTCTTAACCTGCTGCAGTCAGCCTACAGGGCTGACGAGCTCTACAggcctgtgtggatcagcatgGAGGGCTCACAGAGCAGCGACAGCACAGCA GTCTTTGTGTCCACAGTCGAGCGCCTGTTTCCATACGTCACTGTAGTCCAGGCTGAGGACAAATGGCCTCCTCGGATCCCAGCGGCGGTGTCACAGAGGGTGGCTCTACACCTGAATGCAGCATCGCTGCCCACGGGACAGGAGCAGCTTCATGCTTTACTGGGAATGATGGACAAATACGACTTTATAATTGAGGTGGACACAAAGAAAGGTGGTGAAGCTGTCACTGCGGTGAAGGAGCTCAGTGCACAGCGTGCAGGGAGAGCAAACAGAAGCCTGTATATTCTACCTCAGCAACCCTCAGTGAGCAGCATCACAGAGCACGTGTGGGGCTGA
- the LOC134617090 gene encoding acyl-coenzyme A thioesterase 11 isoform X1 — translation MSSRTSGCLEEEDGEEEEEEENYNPTEVKMSQIVMPCHSNHRQELSVGQLLKWIDSTACLSAERHAGSPCVTASMDDIHFEHTISVGQVVNIRAKVNRAFNTSMEVGIQVNCEDLFSDRHWRVCHAYATFVTQRTSTGQKVTLKPIVPHTQKEQVEYSVAAERRRVRMVHDDIIKDLLSNESVQQVDSSVGHDAVAAERTRVESVELVLPPHANHQVNTFGGQIMAWMVNVATIAASRLSQAHPTLRAIDMFTFRGPSQVGDRLLLKAIVNNAFRNSMEVGVRAEAYHEEGPNRHINSAFMTFEVLDDGGKPRTLPRIRPEPLPDSPFLITADLLQPSKEGQRRFQEATARKKIRLDRKYIISRTQGEVPLSVPWDPTNQVYLSYNNVSALKMLAARSSWRLSCEKDQVQLYTLEQKSMLSFKIECEVDVPAHRAFDLLAELSNRPSWDSHYKKCELIQLVDDDDFIYRVVTPSVRHGAMGSPTAANKAEGILQDFILLASKRKPCGSGDPYVIALRSVSLPTHPPTEGYNRGEVLCAGFTILETKDKSLISYFNQASPEVLPYISTDIAGLSSSFYHTFCSCSQYLTRNRL, via the exons ATGAGTTCCAGAACATCAGGTTGTttggaggaagaggatggagaagaagaggaagaagaagaaaactacAACCCGACAGAGGTGAAAATGAGTCAGATCGTGATGCCCTGTCACAGCAACCATCGGCAGGAGCTCAGCGTGGGTCAGCTGCTCAAATGGATCGACTCCACTGCCTGCCTCTCTG CTGAGAGGCACGCTGGGAGTCCCTGCGTCACCGCTTCGATGGATGACATCCACTTTGAGCATACCATCAG CGTGGGTCAGGTGGTGAATATCAGGGCAAAGGTCAACAGAGCCTTTAACACCAGCATGGAG GTGGGCATACAGGTAAACTGTGAGGACCTGTTCTCTGATCGTCATTGGAGGGTTTGTCATGCCTACGCCACCTTTGTTACCCAGCGCACAAGCACAGGACAAAAG GTGACCTTGAAGCCCATTGTTCCTCACACGCAGAAGGAGCAGGTTGAATACAGCGTGGCCGCTGAAAGGCGGAGGGTCCGAATGGTGCACGATGACATCATCAAGGATTTGCTTTCCAATGAGTCTGTGCAGCAGG ttgacagctcagtgGGACACGATGCAGTGGCAGCAGAGAGGACTCGGGTGGAGAGTGTGGAGCTGGTTCTGCCTCCACATGCAAACCATCAG GTAAATACATTTGGAGGGCAGATCATGGCCTGGATGGTGAATGTAGCTACAATCGCTGCCAG TCGTCTGTCTCAGGCTCATCCCACCCTTCGAGCCATTGACATGTTCACCTTCAGAGGACCTTCTCAGGTTGGAGACAGATTGCTGCTGAAGGCTATAGTGAACAACGCCTTCAGAAACAG CATGGAGGTGGGCGTGCGTGCGGAGGCCTACCATGAGGAGGGGCCTAACCGACACATAAACTCCGCCTTCATGACCTTTGAGGTGCTCGATGATGGCGGGAAGCCACGCACATTACCACGGATTCGACCTGAACCCCTG CCAGACTCACCTTTCCTGATAACAGCTGATCTTCTGCAGCCATCCAAG GAAGGACAAAGGAGGTTTCAGGAGGCAACAGCCAGGAAAAAGATCAGGCTGGACAG GAAGTACATCATTTCCCGCACGCAGGGTGAGGTGCCTCTGTCTGTTCCCTGGGATCCCACCAACCAG GTGTATCTGAGCTATAACAATGTCTCAGCTCTGAAGATGCTGGCAGCCAGAAGCAGCTGGCGCCTCAGCTGTGAGAAGGACCAG GTTCAGCTTTACACCCTGGAGCAGAAGTCCATGCTGAGTTTCAAGATTGAATGTGAGGTGGATGTTCCTGCTCACAGAGCCTTTGATTTACTCGCTGAGCTGAGCAACAGGCCGAGCTGGGACTCGCATTATAA GAAGTGCGAGCTGATTCAGCTGGTCGATGATGATGACTTCATATATCGTGTGGTGACTCCATCGGTGCGTCATGGCGCGATGGGATCTCCCACTGCAGCCAATAAGGCAGAAGGGATTCTCCAGGACTTCATCCTGTTGGCCTCCAAAAGGAAGCCATGTGGCAGCGG AGACCCATATGTCATCGCCCTACGCTCAGTGTCCCTGCCCACTCACCCTCCCACTGAAGGCTATAACAGAGGAGAGGTTCTGTGTGCTGGATTCACCATACTGGAGACCAAAGACAAGTCGCTG ATCAGTTACTTTAACCAGGCGTCTCCGGAGGTCCTTCCCTACATCTCCACAGATATTGCCGGCCTGTCCTCCTCTTTCTACCACACCTTCTGCTCCTGCAGCCAGTACTTGACCAGGAACAGACTGTGA
- the LOC134617090 gene encoding acyl-coenzyme A thioesterase 11 isoform X2, which translates to MSSRTSGCLEEEDGEEEEEEENYNPTEVKMSQIVMPCHSNHRQELSVGQLLKWIDSTACLSAERHAGSPCVTASMDDIHFEHTISVGQVVNIRAKVNRAFNTSMEVGIQVNCEDLFSDRHWRVCHAYATFVTQRTSTGQKVTLKPIVPHTQKEQVEYSVAAERRRVRMVHDDIIKDLLSNESVQQVDSSVGHDAVAAERTRVESVELVLPPHANHQVNTFGGQIMAWMVNVATIAASRLSQAHPTLRAIDMFTFRGPSQVGDRLLLKAIVNNAFRNSMEVGVRAEAYHEEGPNRHINSAFMTFEVLDDGGKPRTLPRIRPEPLEGQRRFQEATARKKIRLDRKYIISRTQGEVPLSVPWDPTNQVYLSYNNVSALKMLAARSSWRLSCEKDQVQLYTLEQKSMLSFKIECEVDVPAHRAFDLLAELSNRPSWDSHYKKCELIQLVDDDDFIYRVVTPSVRHGAMGSPTAANKAEGILQDFILLASKRKPCGSGDPYVIALRSVSLPTHPPTEGYNRGEVLCAGFTILETKDKSLISYFNQASPEVLPYISTDIAGLSSSFYHTFCSCSQYLTRNRL; encoded by the exons ATGAGTTCCAGAACATCAGGTTGTttggaggaagaggatggagaagaagaggaagaagaagaaaactacAACCCGACAGAGGTGAAAATGAGTCAGATCGTGATGCCCTGTCACAGCAACCATCGGCAGGAGCTCAGCGTGGGTCAGCTGCTCAAATGGATCGACTCCACTGCCTGCCTCTCTG CTGAGAGGCACGCTGGGAGTCCCTGCGTCACCGCTTCGATGGATGACATCCACTTTGAGCATACCATCAG CGTGGGTCAGGTGGTGAATATCAGGGCAAAGGTCAACAGAGCCTTTAACACCAGCATGGAG GTGGGCATACAGGTAAACTGTGAGGACCTGTTCTCTGATCGTCATTGGAGGGTTTGTCATGCCTACGCCACCTTTGTTACCCAGCGCACAAGCACAGGACAAAAG GTGACCTTGAAGCCCATTGTTCCTCACACGCAGAAGGAGCAGGTTGAATACAGCGTGGCCGCTGAAAGGCGGAGGGTCCGAATGGTGCACGATGACATCATCAAGGATTTGCTTTCCAATGAGTCTGTGCAGCAGG ttgacagctcagtgGGACACGATGCAGTGGCAGCAGAGAGGACTCGGGTGGAGAGTGTGGAGCTGGTTCTGCCTCCACATGCAAACCATCAG GTAAATACATTTGGAGGGCAGATCATGGCCTGGATGGTGAATGTAGCTACAATCGCTGCCAG TCGTCTGTCTCAGGCTCATCCCACCCTTCGAGCCATTGACATGTTCACCTTCAGAGGACCTTCTCAGGTTGGAGACAGATTGCTGCTGAAGGCTATAGTGAACAACGCCTTCAGAAACAG CATGGAGGTGGGCGTGCGTGCGGAGGCCTACCATGAGGAGGGGCCTAACCGACACATAAACTCCGCCTTCATGACCTTTGAGGTGCTCGATGATGGCGGGAAGCCACGCACATTACCACGGATTCGACCTGAACCCCTG GAAGGACAAAGGAGGTTTCAGGAGGCAACAGCCAGGAAAAAGATCAGGCTGGACAG GAAGTACATCATTTCCCGCACGCAGGGTGAGGTGCCTCTGTCTGTTCCCTGGGATCCCACCAACCAG GTGTATCTGAGCTATAACAATGTCTCAGCTCTGAAGATGCTGGCAGCCAGAAGCAGCTGGCGCCTCAGCTGTGAGAAGGACCAG GTTCAGCTTTACACCCTGGAGCAGAAGTCCATGCTGAGTTTCAAGATTGAATGTGAGGTGGATGTTCCTGCTCACAGAGCCTTTGATTTACTCGCTGAGCTGAGCAACAGGCCGAGCTGGGACTCGCATTATAA GAAGTGCGAGCTGATTCAGCTGGTCGATGATGATGACTTCATATATCGTGTGGTGACTCCATCGGTGCGTCATGGCGCGATGGGATCTCCCACTGCAGCCAATAAGGCAGAAGGGATTCTCCAGGACTTCATCCTGTTGGCCTCCAAAAGGAAGCCATGTGGCAGCGG AGACCCATATGTCATCGCCCTACGCTCAGTGTCCCTGCCCACTCACCCTCCCACTGAAGGCTATAACAGAGGAGAGGTTCTGTGTGCTGGATTCACCATACTGGAGACCAAAGACAAGTCGCTG ATCAGTTACTTTAACCAGGCGTCTCCGGAGGTCCTTCCCTACATCTCCACAGATATTGCCGGCCTGTCCTCCTCTTTCTACCACACCTTCTGCTCCTGCAGCCAGTACTTGACCAGGAACAGACTGTGA
- the LOC135932178 gene encoding collagen alpha-1(I) chain-like, protein MSLDCGGSWSTGENPGGRGRTQGDAGRTQGDAGRTQGDAGRTQGDAGKHRGTRGDAGRTRGDAGRTRGDAGRTRGDAGRTRGDAGRTRGDAGRTQGDAGRTQGDAGRTQGDAGRTQGDAGRTQGDAGRRGENTGGRRETWGEPRETRGEHRGTRGEHRGTRRCGENPGGRRENTGRRGENPGGRGENTGRRGENPGGRGENPGGRGKTQGDAGRRWENPGETRGEPGGTRGEPGETRGEPGETRGEPRGTRGEHRETRGEPRGTRGEHRETRGEHRGTQGDVGRTQGDAGRTQGDAGRTQGDAEMRGEPRGTQGEHRETRGEPRGTRGEPRGTRREHGETRGEPRGTRGEHGGTRGEPGETRGEPGGTRGEHRETRGEHRGTQGDVGRTQGDAGRRGENPGRRGENTGGRGENTGGRGENTGGRGDAGRTQGDAGRTQGDTGRTQGENPGRRGENPGGRGENPGGRGENPGGRGENPGRRGENPGGRGENTGRRGENPGGRGENPGGRGKTQGDAGRRWENPGRRGENPGGRGENPGRRGENPGRRGENPGGRGENPGRRGENPGGRGENTGRRGENTGGRRETRGEHRGTQGDVGRTQGDAGRTQGDAGRTQGDAGRTQGDAEMRGEPRGTQGEHRETRGEPRGTRGEHRETRGEPRGTRGEPRGTRENTGGRGETLGEPRGDAGRTRGDAGRTRGDAGRTQGDAGRTQGDAGRTQGDAGRTQGDAGRTQGDAGRRGENTGGRRETWGEPRETRGEHRGTRGEHRGTRRCGENPGGRRENTGRRGENPGGRGENPGGRGENTGRRGENLGGRGENTGGRGENPGRRGENPGGRGENTGRRGENTGGRRETWGEPRGTQGDVGRTQGDAGRTQGDAGRTQGDAGRTQGDAEMRGEPRGTQGEHRETRGEPRGRTQGDAGRTQGDAGRTQGDAGRRGENPGGRGENPGRRGENPGGRGENPGGRGENPGRRGENPGGRGENPGGRGETWGEPGGTRGDVGRTRGDAGRTRGDAGRRGENPGGRGENPGGRGETRGEPGGTRGDVGRTQGDAERRGENPGRRGETWGEPRGTRRDVGRTRGDAGRRGENPGGRGETWGEPGETWGEPRETRGEPRETRGEPRETQGDMGRTQGDAERRGENLGRRGETWGEPRGTRRDVGRTRGDVGRTQGDAGRTQGDAGRRGENPGRRGETWGEPRGTRGEPRETRGEPRETRGDVGRTQGVAGRRGENPGRRGETWGEPRGTRGDVGRTRGDVGRTQGDAGRRGENPGRRGENPGRRGENPGRHGENTGGRGETRGEPRETRGEPRETRGEPRGTQGDVGRTQGDAGRTCKLPGLIP, encoded by the coding sequence atgtctttggactgtggaggaagctggagtacagGGGAGAACCCAGGGGGACGCGGGAGAACCCAGGGGGACGCGGGGAGAACACAGGGAGACGCGGGGAGAACCCAGGGGGACGCGGGGAGAACCCAGGGGGACGCGGGAAAACACAGGGGGACGCGGGGAGACGCTGGGAGAACCCGGGGAGACGCGGGGAGAACCCGGGGGGACGCGGGGAGAACCCGGGGGGACGCGGGGAGAACCCGGGGAGACGCGGGGAGAACCCGGGGAGACGCGGGGAGAACCCAGGGGGACGCGGGGAGAACACAGGGAGACGCGGGGAGAACCCAGGGGGACGCGGGGAGAACACAGGGAGACGCGGGGAGAACACAGGGGGACGCAGGGAGACGCGGGGAGAACACAGGGGGACGCAGGGAGACGTGGGGAGAACCCAGGGAGACGCGGGGAGAACACAGGGGGACGCGGGGAGAACACAGGGGGACGCGGAGATGCGGGGAGAACCCAGGGGGACGCAGGGAGAACACAGGGAGACGCGGGGAGAACCCAGGGGGACGCGGGGAGAACACAGGGAGACGCGGGGAGAACCCAGGGGGACGCGGGGAGAACCCAGGGGGACGCGGGAAAACACAGGGGGACGCGGGGAGACGCTGGGAGAACCCAGGGGAGACGCGGGGAGAACCCGGGGGGACGCGGGGAGAACCCGGGGAGACGCGGGGAGAACCCGGGGAGACGCGGGGAGAACCCAGGGGGACGCGGGGAGAACACAGGGAGACGCGGGGAGAACCCAGGGGGACGCGGGGAGAACACAGGGAGACGCGGGGAGAACACAGGGGGACGCAGGGAGACGTGGGGAGAACCCAGGGAGACGCGGGGAGAACACAGGGGGACGCGGGGAGAACACAGGGGGACGCGGAGATGCGGGGAGAACCCAGGGGGACGCAGGGAGAACACAGGGAGACGCGGGGAGAACCCAGGGGGACGCGGGGAGAACCCAGGGGGACGCGGAGAGAACACGGGGAGACGCGGGGAGAACCTAGGGGGACGCGGGGAGAACACGGGGGGACGCGGGGAGAACCCGGGGAGACGCGGGGAGAACCCGGGGGGACGCGGGGAGAACACAGGGAGACGCGGGGAGAACACAGGGGGACGCAGGGAGACGTGGGGAGAACCCAGGGGGACGCAGGGAGACGTGGGGAGAACCCAGGGAGACGCGGGGAGAACACAGGGGGACGCGGGGAGAACACAGGGGGACGCGGGGAGAACACAGGGGGACGCGGAGATGCGGGGAGAACCCAGGGGGACGCAGGGAGAACACAGGGAGACACGGGGAGAACCCAGGGGGAGAACCCAGGGAGACGCGGGGAGAACCCAGGGGGACGCGGGGAGAACCCAGGGGGACGCGGGGAGAACCCAGGGGGACGCGGGGAGAACCCGGGGAGACGCGGGGAGAACCCGGGGGGACGCGGGGAGAACACAGGGAGACGCGGGGAGAACCCAGGGGGACGCGGGGAGAACCCAGGGGGACGCGGGAAAACACAGGGGGACGCGGGGAGACGCTGGGAGAACCCGGGGAGACGCGGGGAGAACCCGGGGGGACGCGGGGAGAACCCGGGGAGACGCGGGGAGAACCCGGGGAGACGCGGGGAGAACCCAGGGGGACGCGGGGAGAACCCAGGGAGACGCGGGGAGAACCCAGGGGGACGCGGGGAGAACACAGGGAGACGCGGGGAGAACACAGGGGGACGCAGGGAGACGCGGGGAGAACACAGGGGGACGCAGGGAGACGTGGGGAGAACCCAGGGAGACGCGGGGAGAACACAGGGGGACGCGGGGAGAACACAGGGGGACGCGGGGAGAACACAGGGGGACGCGGAGATGCGGGGAGAACCCAGGGGGACGCAGGGAGAACACAGGGAGACGCGGGGAGAACCCAGGGGGACGCGGGGAGAACACAGGGAGACGCGGGGAGAACCCAGGGGGACGCGGGGAGAACCCAGGGGGACGCGGGAAAACACAGGGGGACGCGGGGAGACGCTGGGAGAACCCAGGGGAGACGCGGGGAGAACCCGGGGGGACGCGGGGAGAACCCGGGGAGACGCGGGGAGAACCCAGGGGGACGCGGGGAGAACACAGGGAGACGCGGGGAGAACCCAGGGGGACGCGGGGAGAACACAGGGAGACGCGGGGAGAACACAGGGGGACGCAGGGAGACGCGGGGAGAACACAGGGGGACGCAGGGAGACGTGGGGAGAACCCAGGGAGACGCGGGGAGAACACAGGGGGACGCGGGGAGAACACAGGGGGACGCGGAGATGCGGGGAGAACCCAGGGGGACGCAGGGAGAACACAGGGAGACGCGGGGAGAACCCAGGGGGACGCGGGGAGAACCCAGGGGGACGCGGAGAGAACACGGGGAGACGCGGGGAGAACCTAGGGGGACGCGGGGAGAACACGGGGGGACGCGGGGAGAACCCGGGGAGACGCGGGGAGAACCCGGGGGGACGCGGGGAGAACACAGGGAGACGCGGGGAGAACACAGGGGGACGCAGGGAGACGTGGGGAGAACCCAGGGGGACGCAGGGAGACGTGGGGAGAACCCAGGGAGACGCGGGGAGAACACAGGGGGACGCGGGGAGAACACAGGGGGACGCGGGGAGAACACAGGGGGACGCGGAGATGCGGGGAGAACCCAGGGGGACGCAGGGAGAACACAGGGAGACACGGGGAGAACCCAGGGGGAGAACCCAGGGAGACGCGGGGAGAACCCAGGGGGACGCGGGGAGAACCCAGGGGGACGCGGGGAGACGCGGGGAGAACCCAGGGGGACGCGGGGAGAACCCGGGGAGACGCGGGGAGAACCCGGGGGGACGCGGGGAGAACCCGGGGGGACGCGGGGAGAACCCGGGGAGACGCGGGGAGAACCCGGGGGGACGCGGGGAGAACCCGGGGGGACGCGGGGAGACGTGGGGAGAACCCGGGGGGACGCGGGGAGACGTGGGGAGAACCCGGGGGGACGCGGGGAGAACCCGGGGGGACGCGGGGAGACGTGGGGAGAACCCGGGGGGACGCGGGGAGAACCCGGGGGGACGCGGGGAGACGCGGGGAGAACCCGGGGGGACGCGGGGAGACGTGGGGAGAACCCAGGGGGACGCGGAGAGACGTGGGGAGAACCCGGGGAGACGCGGGGAGACGTGGGGAGAACCCAGGGGGACGCGGAGAGACGTGGGGAGAACCCGGGGAGACGCGGGGAGACGTGGGGAGAACCCAGGGGGACGCGGAGAGACGTGGGGAGAACCCGGGGAGACGTGGGGAGAACCCAGGGAGACGCGGGGAGAACCCAGGGAGACGCGGGGAGAACCCAGGGAGACGCAGGGAGACATGGGGAGAACCCAGGGGGACGCGGAGAGACGCGGGGAGAACCTAGGGAGACGCGGGGAGACGTGGGGAGAACCCAGGGGGACGCGGAGAGACGTGGGGAGAACCCGGGGAGACGTGGGGAGAACCCAGGGAGACGCGGGGAGAACCCAGGGGGACGCAGGGAGACGTGGGGAGAACCCAGGGAGACGCGGGGAGACGTGGGGAGAACCCAGGGGGACGCGGGGAGAACCCAGGGAGACGCGGGGAGAACCCAGGGAGACGCGGGGAGACGTGGGGAGAACCCAGGGGGTCGCGGGGAGACGTGGGGAGAACCCAGGGAGACGCGGGGAGACGTGGGGAGAACCCAGGGGGACGCGGGGAGACGTGGGGAGAACCCGGGGAGACGTGGGGAGAACCCAGGGGGACGCGGGGAGACGTGGGGAGAACCCAGGGAGACGCGGGGAGAACCCAGGGAGACGCGGGGAGAACCCAGggagacacggggagaacacaGGGGGACGCGGGGAGACGCGGGGAGAACCCAGGGAGACGCGGGGAGAACCCAGGGAGACGCGGGGAGAACCCAGGGGGACGCAGGGAGACGTGGGGAGAACCCAGGGGGACGCGGGGAGAACATGTAAACTCCCCGGCCTGATCCCATGA